A section of the Paenibacillus odorifer genome encodes:
- the hxlA gene encoding 3-hexulose-6-phosphate synthase gives MKLQLALDLVDIAGAKEVVSKVAEFIDIVEIGTPIVINEGLHAVKAIKEAFPALTVLADLKIMDAGGYEVMKAVEAGADIVTVLGVSDDSTIRGAVEEAKKTNKEILVDLINVKDIKTRAAEVDALGVDYICVHSGYDHQAEGKNSFADLNAIKSVVKQAKTAIAGGIKLSTLPEVIAANPDLVIVGGGITGEADQKAAAAEMKRLVSQA, from the coding sequence ATGAAATTACAATTAGCGTTGGATTTAGTGGACATTGCGGGAGCGAAAGAGGTTGTCTCAAAAGTTGCCGAATTTATAGATATCGTTGAAATTGGAACACCTATCGTTATAAATGAAGGTTTGCATGCAGTGAAGGCAATCAAAGAGGCTTTTCCTGCTTTGACTGTGTTGGCAGATTTGAAAATCATGGACGCAGGTGGATATGAAGTGATGAAGGCCGTGGAAGCGGGCGCGGATATCGTTACTGTACTTGGTGTTTCTGATGATTCTACCATTAGAGGTGCAGTGGAGGAAGCAAAGAAAACCAATAAAGAGATTCTAGTTGATCTGATCAATGTGAAGGATATCAAAACAAGAGCGGCTGAAGTAGACGCACTTGGCGTAGACTATATCTGTGTACACTCTGGATATGACCATCAAGCGGAAGGTAAAAATTCTTTTGCAGATTTAAATGCGATTAAGAGTGTGGTTAAGCAGGCAAAAACAGCTATCGCTGGAGGGATCAAGCTAAGCACACTTCCAGAAGTGATCGCCGCGAACCCTGATCTTGTCATCGTTGGCGGAGGCATCACAGGTGAAGCGGATCAAAAGGCTGCCGCAGCAGAAATGAAACGTCTAGTTAGTCAGGCTTAA
- a CDS encoding MATE family efflux transporter — protein sequence MKQNNHQEFNLVKLTWPIFLELFLFMLMGSVDTFMISSVSDDAVSGVGAANQIIAIAILVLSVIGNGAAIVVSQYLGSKKPLEAAQVTGNAITLNLLVGILLSTFLLIFGGTLLTALNVKGDILIYAKAYMNIVGGGIFLQALINALATTIRTHGFTKQTMVVSLLMNIIHVVGNYLLIYGHFGLPALGVEGAAISTVMSRFICLILFFLLLYRVMEVRVKVTYYIHLSKKYVLQILKIGIPSAFESITYQSCQLVFTLYITYLGAEAMATRQYALNISNYIYLFSVAVSMGTSIVVGHLVGARRPDEAYKRVFTSVKWALLVTVIIDAVVIFFRVPLFGLFTDNENIIRMGAQVILLSFFLETGRTTNLVIINSLRASGDAKFPVYMGLISMVCMSLPLGYFLVFQLDLGLAGVWIATAVDEWVRAVIMYFRWKSRAWEKHGLIEHEAPEHCTPSATPAAVN from the coding sequence ATGAAGCAAAATAATCACCAGGAATTCAACCTGGTCAAACTGACCTGGCCGATTTTCCTCGAGCTATTCCTCTTTATGCTCATGGGTAGTGTGGATACTTTTATGATCAGTTCAGTGTCCGACGATGCCGTGTCTGGTGTCGGCGCAGCGAATCAGATCATTGCGATAGCAATTTTAGTCCTCAGTGTAATTGGTAACGGTGCAGCTATTGTGGTCTCCCAATATCTCGGTTCCAAAAAACCTCTGGAAGCCGCTCAAGTGACCGGCAATGCCATTACCCTAAACCTGTTAGTCGGCATTCTTCTAAGTACGTTTTTGCTGATATTCGGAGGGACGCTACTGACTGCGCTGAATGTAAAAGGGGATATCCTCATTTACGCCAAAGCCTATATGAATATTGTTGGTGGCGGTATTTTTCTGCAAGCATTAATCAATGCTCTGGCGACTACTATCCGTACTCACGGTTTCACCAAACAGACGATGGTCGTATCCTTGCTGATGAACATTATTCACGTGGTGGGCAACTACCTGCTCATTTATGGTCATTTCGGACTTCCGGCGTTAGGTGTGGAGGGTGCGGCTATCTCAACAGTGATGAGTCGATTTATCTGCCTGATCCTTTTCTTCCTGCTGCTCTACAGAGTGATGGAGGTACGGGTGAAAGTAACCTATTACATTCATCTTTCTAAAAAATACGTGCTGCAAATTCTCAAAATCGGCATCCCGTCCGCTTTTGAATCCATCACTTATCAATCATGCCAGCTTGTATTCACACTCTATATTACTTATTTAGGCGCTGAAGCTATGGCTACTCGCCAGTACGCGCTTAATATTTCCAATTATATTTATTTATTCAGTGTAGCTGTCTCTATGGGAACTTCCATCGTTGTAGGACATCTCGTGGGAGCTAGACGCCCTGATGAAGCCTATAAGCGTGTATTCACCAGTGTAAAGTGGGCGCTGCTGGTTACCGTAATAATAGATGCTGTGGTGATTTTCTTCCGGGTACCGCTATTCGGGCTTTTCACAGACAATGAGAACATCATTAGGATGGGGGCGCAGGTCATATTGCTTAGCTTCTTCCTGGAAACTGGGCGCACAACCAATCTGGTTATCATTAACTCTTTACGCGCCTCGGGCGATGCCAAATTCCCTGTATATATGGGACTGATCTCTATGGTCTGCATGAGCTTACCTCTTGGTTATTTCCTGGTGTTCCAACTTGATCTCGGGTTAGCCGGCGTGTGGATTGCCACTGCGGTGGACGAGTGGGTGAGAGCCGTCATTATGTATTTCCGTTGGAAAAGCCGAGCTTGGGAGAAACATGGACTTATTGAACACGAAGCTCCAGAACACTGTACGCCTTCCGCTACTCCCGCAGCTGTAAATTAA
- a CDS encoding carbohydrate ABC transporter permease, which yields MAGKKKRKGSKTIVNIVLGVICFIWLLPTLGLFISSFRPAADILQTGWWKAFPHQEWKAGETIQLSKDVDLREPIEVNGKTYTDDELKAGVKADGSRLMWENRRARTVNEQIQGWKMTPDLTLDNYNNVLSGKEYKLKQADGSETVQKGSGLSQAFWNTLTIAVPATVIPVLIASFAAYAFAWLRFPGRKILFVIIIAMLVIPIQVALIPVLKDYTALGLNGSYLGIWLAHTAFGLPLVTYFMYNFISQLPKDLFESAFMDGASHFTIFSRLILPLSVPALASIGIFQFLWVWNDYLVSLIFIGNQPSVQVMSMKIADLVGSRGNDWHLLTSAAFISMLMPLAIFFLLQKYFVRGLMGGSVKG from the coding sequence ATGGCTGGCAAAAAGAAGAGAAAAGGCAGCAAAACGATTGTAAATATCGTGCTGGGTGTGATCTGTTTTATTTGGCTGCTTCCGACTCTTGGGCTATTTATTTCCTCCTTCCGTCCGGCTGCTGACATTCTGCAGACTGGATGGTGGAAAGCTTTTCCCCATCAGGAGTGGAAGGCTGGAGAGACGATTCAGCTATCCAAGGACGTGGATCTTCGGGAGCCAATTGAGGTGAACGGTAAAACTTATACAGATGATGAGCTGAAGGCTGGCGTGAAGGCTGATGGCAGCCGGCTTATGTGGGAGAATCGTAGAGCACGTACCGTAAATGAACAGATACAAGGTTGGAAGATGACACCGGATCTCACGCTGGATAACTATAATAATGTGCTTTCCGGTAAGGAATACAAGCTGAAACAGGCTGATGGCAGTGAAACGGTGCAAAAAGGCTCCGGATTGTCACAGGCCTTCTGGAATACGCTAACGATCGCTGTTCCAGCAACGGTTATTCCGGTGTTGATCGCTTCTTTTGCTGCATATGCTTTTGCCTGGCTGCGGTTTCCTGGGCGCAAAATCCTTTTTGTCATCATTATTGCAATGCTCGTCATTCCAATACAGGTTGCGCTTATTCCAGTGCTTAAGGATTATACCGCACTTGGGCTAAACGGAAGTTATCTGGGAATTTGGCTGGCGCATACGGCTTTTGGATTACCGCTGGTTACGTACTTTATGTACAACTTTATCAGTCAATTGCCTAAGGATTTGTTCGAATCGGCTTTCATGGATGGGGCAAGTCATTTCACTATATTCAGCAGGCTAATTCTGCCTCTATCAGTGCCAGCACTGGCTTCTATCGGGATCTTCCAATTCCTATGGGTGTGGAATGACTATTTAGTCTCATTGATTTTTATCGGCAATCAACCGTCTGTGCAAGTTATGTCGATGAAAATTGCCGATTTAGTAGGCTCACGAGGCAACGATTGGCATTTACTTACTTCGGCTGCATTTATCTCCATGCTGATGCCGCTCGCTATTTTTTTCCTGCTGCAAAAGTATTTCGTCAGAGGGCTTATGGGTGGGTCGGTGAAAGGTTAA
- a CDS encoding winged helix-turn-helix transcriptional regulator — protein sequence MATEIKDRINLKEINCEKELTLAVIGGKWKLIILWHLGLEGTKRFSELKKLIPHITQKMLTNQLRELEEDQLVLRKVYAEVPPKVEYSLTSYGQSLLPVLRLMYDWGKNYGENVIWKDTPPEERC from the coding sequence ATGGCAACCGAGATTAAAGATCGCATAAACTTGAAGGAAATTAACTGTGAGAAGGAATTAACGCTTGCGGTGATCGGAGGGAAATGGAAGCTGATTATCCTCTGGCATCTTGGGCTTGAAGGGACAAAGCGGTTCAGCGAGCTGAAAAAGCTAATTCCTCATATCACGCAAAAAATGTTGACCAATCAGCTTCGCGAGCTTGAAGAGGACCAGTTGGTTCTAAGAAAAGTGTACGCTGAGGTTCCACCAAAAGTAGAGTATTCCCTGACTTCATACGGCCAAAGTCTGCTTCCCGTCCTTCGATTGATGTACGATTGGGGTAAAAATTACGGAGAAAACGTGATCTGGAAGGACACGCCGCCGGAAGAAAGATGCTAA
- a CDS encoding LLM class flavin-dependent oxidoreductase, producing MKQQRDIRFSVLDLASIVEGGTAADSFHNSLALAQHAEEWGYHRYWFAEHHNMIGVASSATSLLIGHIAGGTKSIRVGSGGIMLSNHAPLVIAEQFGTLESLYPGRIDLGLGRAPGSDQPASRALRRGLGSDGSDFPEQLSELRAYFDPAGAGSRPAGVRAVPGEGLNIPIWLLGSSGFSAQLAGKLGLPFAFASHFAPEYLLQALHIYHSNFRPSAALDKPYVMVGVGITAADTVNEARRLATSQQQQFLNIIRGRTGKLQPPVDSMEGLWTMQEKAAMLEKQRYSFAGDKAAIKERLQEILQETQADELIVSGGIYDHNARLRSYEIVAEAMKEI from the coding sequence TTGAAGCAACAGCGCGATATTCGATTCTCCGTACTGGACTTAGCCTCTATTGTGGAGGGTGGCACAGCGGCAGACTCTTTTCATAACTCTTTAGCTTTAGCTCAACATGCTGAGGAATGGGGCTATCACCGGTATTGGTTTGCTGAGCATCACAACATGATTGGTGTTGCCAGTTCTGCTACCTCACTCTTAATTGGCCACATTGCTGGCGGCACAAAAAGCATACGCGTAGGCTCTGGAGGCATCATGTTGTCCAACCACGCACCACTTGTCATTGCTGAACAATTCGGGACCCTCGAATCCCTATATCCAGGACGGATTGATTTAGGACTGGGCAGAGCCCCGGGATCGGATCAACCGGCTTCCCGTGCGCTACGCCGTGGTCTCGGAAGCGACGGCAGTGACTTCCCCGAGCAGTTAAGTGAGCTCAGAGCCTACTTCGATCCTGCAGGTGCAGGATCACGACCGGCCGGAGTTCGTGCGGTTCCCGGTGAAGGCTTGAATATCCCCATCTGGCTGCTGGGCTCCAGCGGTTTTAGTGCTCAGCTGGCAGGAAAACTAGGTTTACCTTTTGCTTTCGCCAGCCATTTCGCACCAGAGTATTTACTACAGGCCTTACACATCTATCATAGCAATTTCCGTCCTTCAGCAGCACTAGACAAGCCTTATGTGATGGTCGGAGTTGGCATTACAGCGGCCGATACTGTGAATGAGGCAAGACGACTGGCTACCTCGCAGCAGCAGCAATTCCTTAATATCATCCGCGGACGTACGGGGAAGTTACAACCACCGGTTGATAGTATGGAGGGGCTATGGACGATGCAAGAAAAAGCAGCCATGCTTGAGAAGCAGCGTTACTCTTTCGCTGGTGATAAAGCAGCAATTAAAGAACGGCTTCAAGAAATTCTGCAAGAGACACAGGCCGATGAATTGATTGTTTCTGGTGGAATTTATGATCATAACGCTCGTCTACGCTCTTATGAGATTGTAGCCGAAGCTATGAAGGAAATCTAA
- a CDS encoding sortase encodes MKERNGVLLAVKLIFILSLVVLIYSVVQVVKAPIEAKQALNDWAKKREETVAHSRSAEETPLPLGMVSSAKEQPPPAHSYTEGEIIGEIRFPKLNKKIAVLEGTESPELKKGAGHYKGSAAIGATGNSVLAGHRDTVFRNLGELVAGDLIELESTDGTFTYEVTGSTIVDGDERGAIKPSDKAILTLITCYPFSYVGSAPDRYLLSAKLVKQEILPH; translated from the coding sequence ATGAAGGAGCGTAATGGTGTCTTGCTAGCCGTGAAGCTAATCTTCATACTCTCTTTAGTTGTGTTGATTTACTCGGTTGTACAGGTGGTCAAAGCACCGATCGAAGCTAAACAGGCTTTAAATGATTGGGCAAAAAAGAGGGAGGAAACAGTCGCCCACTCCCGTTCTGCCGAAGAAACCCCTCTTCCCTTGGGAATGGTCAGTTCAGCCAAGGAACAGCCGCCCCCCGCTCATTCCTATACAGAAGGTGAAATCATAGGAGAGATTCGTTTCCCCAAATTAAACAAAAAGATCGCAGTGCTAGAAGGCACGGAAAGCCCCGAGCTAAAAAAGGGAGCCGGACATTATAAAGGCAGCGCAGCTATCGGTGCCACCGGCAATAGTGTGCTCGCAGGCCACCGCGATACAGTGTTCCGTAATCTGGGAGAACTCGTGGCTGGAGATCTTATCGAGCTGGAAAGTACGGACGGGACTTTTACCTATGAAGTAACAGGCAGCACAATTGTTGACGGGGACGAACGTGGTGCTATAAAGCCAAGTGATAAGGCCATCCTCACGTTGATTACCTGTTATCCCTTTTCATATGTGGGATCTGCACCGGACCGTTATTTACTTTCAGCGAAGTTAGTGAAACAAGAAATATTACCGCATTAA
- a CDS encoding LacI family DNA-binding transcriptional regulator: protein MKPTIRDVARMAEVSISTVSRVMNAPNTVVESKRNRVMEAVERLQYQPNAFARGLIYKKSFTLGLLIPDIENLYFAGVIRGMQDACIKLGYSLMICNTDRDKERMLSYIDNFHEKQVDGIVFASDVLYPETHDKLVGCRIPFVLVSSHSDEYDIPSVEVDDEQAAYDAVKFLIDLGHKDIGMIGFNHDNSVSGPPRYEGFVRALTEFGLQQNIVKSKYANHRFEHAYQAAHELFTDYPELTAVFCVADEFAMGTISYLKDRNILVPGQVSVIGFDNLRMSSMFIPKLTTIAQPIYELGYRAAEMLHELLTTGGVQVLNEKMEHKLIVRESTREK, encoded by the coding sequence ATGAAGCCAACCATAAGAGATGTTGCCAGAATGGCGGAGGTGTCGATCAGCACCGTATCGCGTGTTATGAATGCACCGAATACGGTCGTAGAGAGCAAACGGAATCGAGTGATGGAGGCTGTAGAACGTTTGCAATATCAACCAAATGCGTTTGCACGGGGCCTGATCTACAAGAAGTCTTTTACACTGGGCCTGCTGATTCCGGATATTGAGAACCTGTATTTCGCAGGGGTTATTCGGGGAATGCAGGATGCATGCATCAAGCTTGGATACAGTTTAATGATCTGCAATACGGACCGCGACAAAGAACGGATGTTGTCTTACATTGATAACTTCCATGAGAAGCAGGTGGATGGGATCGTGTTCGCCAGTGATGTCCTTTATCCTGAGACACATGACAAATTAGTCGGTTGTAGAATTCCTTTTGTGTTGGTATCCTCGCATTCTGATGAGTACGACATTCCATCTGTGGAGGTAGATGATGAACAGGCGGCTTACGATGCGGTAAAGTTTCTGATTGATTTAGGGCATAAGGACATTGGCATGATTGGTTTTAACCATGATAACTCCGTATCCGGCCCGCCTCGTTATGAGGGTTTTGTAAGAGCGTTAACAGAGTTTGGACTACAACAGAATATTGTGAAGAGCAAGTATGCCAATCACCGGTTCGAACACGCTTATCAAGCGGCGCATGAGTTGTTTACTGATTATCCCGAGCTGACTGCCGTTTTCTGTGTTGCTGACGAATTTGCAATGGGGACGATTTCTTATCTGAAGGATCGTAATATTCTAGTTCCGGGGCAGGTATCTGTGATTGGATTTGATAATTTGCGGATGTCGAGTATGTTCATTCCAAAGCTGACCACAATTGCACAGCCGATTTATGAGTTAGGTTATCGGGCGGCGGAGATGCTGCATGAATTGCTCACAACAGGTGGTGTCCAGGTATTGAATGAAAAGATGGAGCATAAGCTGATTGTGCGGGAATCCACGCGGGAAAAATAA
- a CDS encoding ABC transporter substrate-binding protein: MKKISGRKKSLALVLCLSFTMTLSACGGGNNNAAPTDPPAATVSPTADNTEKATNAPSAEPSGSPLDLAMKGEYKGTKVTMFGPFVDADQVKFESSIKEFEEKTGIDIQYEGSKEFEATINIRVDGGNAPDIADFPQPGLLASIAKTGKVIDLTSVLDQDKLTANYNKSWLDMSTMDGKDGKIMAGIWNRSNVKSLVWYPKKQFDDAGYKVPETWDELMALTEQIAKDGDPAWAIGIESGAATGWPATDWVENIMLRTTTPENYDKWVKGELPFTSPEVKNAVEIMSKIWLNKDYVYGGAKSIVTTSFGDAPAPMFTDPPKAWFNMLGNFITSFFPETAKVDQDYDWFYLPPIDAQYGKPVLVAGDIYAMFNDRPEVRAVMEFFTTGESIKSWVQSGGVIAPMNDASLDWYTSESDRRMAKLVQDASTLRFDGSDLMPGKVGAGTFWKGMTDYVSGTATLDQALEQIQSGWNN; encoded by the coding sequence ATGAAGAAGATCTCAGGACGTAAAAAGTCGTTGGCTTTAGTACTGTGTTTATCCTTCACAATGACGCTGAGCGCATGCGGCGGAGGCAACAATAATGCGGCGCCTACAGATCCACCGGCGGCAACAGTCAGCCCAACAGCAGATAACACCGAGAAAGCGACAAACGCACCTAGTGCTGAACCTTCGGGTTCCCCGTTAGATTTAGCGATGAAAGGTGAATATAAAGGGACTAAAGTAACAATGTTTGGCCCCTTCGTAGATGCTGACCAAGTGAAATTTGAGAGCAGCATTAAAGAATTTGAAGAGAAGACAGGGATCGATATTCAATACGAGGGCTCCAAGGAGTTCGAAGCTACAATAAATATTCGTGTGGACGGCGGTAATGCTCCTGATATCGCTGACTTCCCGCAGCCGGGACTGCTGGCGTCGATTGCTAAGACGGGCAAGGTTATCGATTTGACCAGCGTGCTGGATCAAGATAAATTGACGGCTAATTACAACAAGAGCTGGCTCGATATGTCTACGATGGACGGAAAAGACGGGAAGATCATGGCGGGGATTTGGAACCGCAGTAATGTAAAAAGCTTGGTATGGTATCCAAAGAAACAATTTGATGATGCAGGCTACAAGGTTCCTGAAACTTGGGATGAGCTGATGGCGCTGACGGAACAAATTGCTAAGGATGGCGATCCTGCCTGGGCTATTGGCATTGAGAGCGGTGCTGCAACGGGTTGGCCAGCAACAGACTGGGTCGAAAATATAATGCTTCGTACGACTACGCCTGAGAACTACGATAAATGGGTAAAAGGTGAACTGCCATTTACTTCACCAGAAGTAAAAAATGCTGTTGAAATCATGTCTAAAATTTGGCTCAACAAGGATTATGTTTACGGTGGCGCTAAGTCCATCGTGACGACATCCTTCGGGGATGCCCCAGCGCCAATGTTCACTGATCCGCCTAAAGCCTGGTTTAATATGCTTGGTAACTTTATTACAAGCTTCTTCCCTGAAACGGCAAAGGTTGATCAGGATTATGATTGGTTCTACTTGCCACCAATTGATGCGCAATATGGTAAACCAGTGCTGGTTGCAGGTGATATTTACGCTATGTTCAACGATCGTCCAGAGGTTCGTGCAGTCATGGAGTTCTTCACCACTGGAGAGTCGATTAAGAGCTGGGTACAATCTGGCGGCGTAATTGCTCCTATGAATGACGCTTCCCTTGATTGGTATACCTCTGAATCCGATCGCCGGATGGCGAAGTTGGTTCAAGATGCTTCCACACTGCGTTTTGATGGCTCTGACCTGATGCCGGGTAAAGTGGGTGCAGGCACCTTCTGGAAAGGGATGACCGACTATGTGAGCGGTACAGCGACACTGGATCAAGCCTTGGAACAAATCCAGTCCGGCTGGAACAACTAA
- the pepT gene encoding peptidase T: protein MKKEVVERFISYAQMDTQSNEDNETCPSTPGQMVLAHKLVEELKEIGMEEVQVDEHGYVMATLPANTDKDVPTIGFLAHLDTATDFTGTNVKPQIIENYDGQDILLNKELNVVLSTASFPELAEYKGHTLITTDGTTLLGADNKAGIAEIMTAMHYLIQHSEIKHGKIRVAFTPDEEIGRGPHKFDVAAFNASYAYTVDGGPLGELEYESFNAASAKISVYGVNVHPGTAKGKMIHSAKIAMALHLRLPAEEAPEYTDGYDGFYHLSSIEGTPEFSKLQYIIRDFDREKFEARKAYLSAVVEEFKSIHGEENIVLEMKDQYYNMREKIEPVRHIVDIAHEAMENLNITPIIRPIRGGTDGSQLSYMGLPTPNIFTGGENFHGKFEYASADNMVKAVNVIVEIAKLFEQKA from the coding sequence GTGAAGAAAGAGGTTGTAGAACGGTTTATTTCGTATGCACAAATGGATACCCAATCGAATGAAGATAATGAGACTTGCCCATCCACTCCGGGACAGATGGTTCTGGCCCACAAGCTGGTTGAAGAGCTTAAGGAAATCGGTATGGAGGAAGTCCAGGTGGACGAGCATGGCTATGTTATGGCGACACTCCCTGCGAATACGGACAAGGATGTTCCGACCATTGGTTTTTTAGCCCATTTGGATACGGCGACTGATTTTACCGGAACGAATGTGAAGCCACAGATTATCGAGAACTATGATGGTCAAGATATTCTTTTGAATAAAGAGCTGAATGTTGTATTGTCCACAGCGAGCTTTCCGGAGCTGGCGGAATACAAAGGCCACACCTTAATTACAACTGATGGCACGACCCTGCTTGGCGCAGATAATAAAGCCGGTATTGCTGAGATTATGACCGCCATGCATTACCTCATTCAACATTCAGAAATCAAACACGGCAAGATTAGAGTTGCCTTCACACCAGACGAAGAAATCGGCCGCGGGCCTCATAAATTTGACGTAGCCGCTTTTAATGCTTCCTATGCTTACACTGTAGACGGAGGTCCACTCGGAGAATTAGAGTATGAAAGCTTTAATGCTGCGTCTGCTAAAATCTCAGTCTACGGCGTTAATGTTCACCCTGGTACTGCAAAAGGAAAGATGATTCATTCCGCCAAAATCGCCATGGCACTTCATCTCAGACTCCCTGCTGAGGAAGCGCCCGAATATACAGACGGTTATGATGGCTTTTATCACCTAAGCTCTATAGAAGGCACACCTGAATTCAGCAAGCTGCAATATATCATCCGCGACTTCGACCGTGAGAAATTCGAGGCACGTAAAGCTTATCTCTCAGCTGTCGTAGAAGAATTCAAAAGCATCCATGGCGAAGAGAACATCGTGCTTGAAATGAAGGACCAATATTACAATATGCGCGAAAAAATCGAGCCTGTGCGTCATATCGTCGATATTGCCCATGAGGCGATGGAGAACCTTAACATCACACCGATCATCCGCCCGATTCGCGGAGGTACAGATGGCTCGCAGCTTTCCTACATGGGCTTGCCGACACCTAATATTTTCACCGGAGGCGAGAATTTCCATGGCAAATTCGAATATGCGTCTGCGGACAATATGGTAAAAGCGGTAAATGTTATCGTGGAGATTGCTAAGCTATTCGAACAGAAAGCCTAA
- a CDS encoding carbohydrate ABC transporter permease — protein sequence MGAQSQPQPQMPTQPQARPTVSLKAVMLSLVVLLANIVVNGAIFLFFRDSTLNPLLTAVLAVLWGVLGVYLIYYTLTWAVEQYPDHIRRKVLPYIFIGPAVIILGWLLVLPALRTLYLSFFNASSEKFVGLSNYAAIFSDHLMATALRNNLLWVFVGTLACVAFGLLIAILADRSSYEKIAKSIIFMPMAISFVAAGVIWKFVYYYQPGDEQIGLLNAIVTYFGGEPQAWTSMLQPWNNFFLIIILIWMQTGFAMVIFSAAIKGVPDDILEAARVDGANEVKIFFGIMIPYISSTILTVTTTIIVFTLKIFDVVMVMTGGQYDTEVVATQFYRQFFMYRNFGYGSTLAIVLLIAVLPVIIINLRQFRKQGGF from the coding sequence ATGGGTGCACAATCACAGCCACAGCCACAAATGCCAACACAACCACAAGCTAGGCCAACCGTCAGCCTGAAGGCGGTAATGCTGTCCCTAGTAGTGTTGTTAGCGAATATTGTTGTTAACGGCGCAATCTTTTTATTCTTCCGGGATTCCACATTAAATCCGCTGCTAACAGCGGTTCTGGCTGTCCTCTGGGGAGTTCTAGGTGTTTATCTGATTTACTATACACTGACTTGGGCGGTTGAGCAGTACCCTGATCATATCCGGCGAAAGGTGCTGCCTTATATCTTTATTGGTCCGGCAGTGATTATTCTGGGCTGGTTACTGGTCCTGCCTGCACTACGAACATTATATTTGAGCTTTTTTAATGCTTCTTCAGAAAAATTTGTGGGCCTGAGCAATTATGCAGCGATCTTTAGCGATCATCTGATGGCAACGGCATTGCGTAACAATTTACTTTGGGTATTCGTCGGTACGCTGGCCTGTGTAGCATTCGGGCTCTTAATTGCTATTCTTGCCGATCGCAGCAGCTATGAGAAAATTGCCAAATCGATCATCTTTATGCCGATGGCTATTTCCTTTGTAGCGGCAGGGGTCATTTGGAAATTCGTATATTACTATCAACCGGGTGACGAACAAATCGGGCTGTTGAACGCAATCGTTACTTATTTTGGGGGAGAACCCCAAGCCTGGACGAGTATGCTTCAGCCGTGGAATAACTTTTTCCTCATTATTATTTTGATCTGGATGCAGACTGGATTTGCAATGGTGATTTTCTCGGCGGCAATCAAAGGGGTTCCTGACGACATTTTGGAAGCTGCACGAGTGGATGGAGCAAATGAGGTGAAGATTTTCTTTGGAATCATGATTCCATATATTTCATCAACCATTCTGACAGTGACAACGACCATTATCGTCTTTACGTTGAAAATATTTGACGTCGTCATGGTGATGACAGGAGGTCAATACGATACAGAGGTTGTTGCTACACAGTTCTACCGGCAATTCTTTATGTACCGTAATTTCGGCTACGGCTCCACGCTGGCTATTGTTCTACTGATCGCGGTGCTGCCTGTAATCATAATCAATCTACGTCAGTTCCGTAAGCAGGGGGGATTCTAA
- the hxlB gene encoding 6-phospho-3-hexuloisomerase: MDTMKYAQRIIEELQRSISQLDEEETERMAELLLQSNKIFVAGAGRSGLMGRAFAMRLMHVGKEAYVVGETVTPGIEQGDVLVLGSGSGETKGLISMAEKAKGVGAEVVAVTIAPDSTVGRLAGYTVKLPGSPKDPASGSYSTIQPMASLFEQTMLVFYDAIILRMMEKTGQTNQQMFGKHANLE, translated from the coding sequence ATGGATACAATGAAATACGCGCAGCGAATTATAGAGGAGCTCCAGCGCTCCATATCTCAGCTTGATGAAGAAGAGACTGAGCGAATGGCTGAGCTGCTGCTTCAGTCCAACAAGATCTTCGTGGCTGGAGCGGGCAGATCTGGATTGATGGGACGGGCCTTTGCTATGCGGTTAATGCATGTTGGTAAAGAGGCTTATGTTGTAGGCGAAACGGTGACTCCGGGGATTGAACAGGGGGATGTGTTAGTCCTCGGTTCCGGTTCCGGTGAGACGAAAGGGTTGATCTCTATGGCTGAGAAAGCCAAAGGGGTGGGTGCAGAAGTTGTTGCCGTTACCATTGCGCCGGATTCGACGGTTGGACGTTTAGCGGGCTACACAGTGAAGCTGCCGGGATCTCCAAAAGATCCGGCCAGTGGAAGCTACAGCACGATCCAGCCGATGGCTTCTTTATTCGAACAGACGATGTTGGTCTTTTATGATGCTATTATTCTGCGAATGATGGAGAAGACGGGGCAGACGAATCAGCAAATGTTCGGCAAGCATGCTAATTTAGAGTGA